One genomic region from Drosophila subpulchrella strain 33 F10 #4 breed RU33 chromosome 2R, RU_Dsub_v1.1 Primary Assembly, whole genome shotgun sequence encodes:
- the LOC119550669 gene encoding uncharacterized protein LOC119550669 isoform X8, translating into MASFFECFNNFLQTGGNVVQNVSQEEQKIAAQPLDGDVELVPPTTPTPSESSSTISAPSESSFGEKMEHSYMRDTPVRSEVHNGLAPARNILVRHPPQCPSCHTYPPQQEELADLQQVHVPPYDEIAAKEAMNECARIAKYVRNNNSDEQDWVERVNQFNWTPTQQMLFEKVCTILDQDQLARLANDKRQHEAIHRRVSADKSASRLRKVLASVAWETRITQWIHALLMEHLPPSYMASYLEILQTLKTKLPSLVDKMLFSRPLNNSQELLAPVMKKRWEPNILPKGRQLTHNAIMVVLPTMPTSGPVSDRMQKWYQELATITQVVQISLPNTNNRIANQNLDQVAETIVSLTRVKIHELRTENPSRGIILVGFNAGSALALQVALSESVACVVCMGFAYNTMRGPRGTPDDRMLDIKAPILFVIGQNSARTSQEEMEGLRERMQSESSLVVVGSADDALRVPKSKRRIEGVTQSMVDYMVVEEVFDFVSRTLSNPPGPRMPTSLMNQQGYQRQQKQPTHILADGNANKAIQQMRKRKVDGGLDDPMGQPAKSKFVPHNDALDYEDAQSTAGGSGLGGSAGVPKVITPGVLGKQLPAVNLAAGTKIKMIPPNQFVQISKPLSAQGKLINYTLNKPGGVTASTATIGSIVKTLPSSSVSGQQIFTLKTPSGQTQQFATAGSSTGAVNSSTGAGQQKYTVFKNANGMTMLHLTKSVPTTAANSPSGSMDLSNIIDMPIVFADNEGNIPEHQQADKDIKPAPIRSANKSPLIISQKIIKEANKPPGMVTTSGSISGATKSGNIVLNKSLQQLFTPAPGGTVPSQNKLVYLNRNTIKPMGNVVTGTHRVPIRIVSSPKTGGVTATTTASNSPIMVDPATGSLVTSVKTVNVQTIKPTGSGLAQGTLRQAGSVGNKSYSQFQVINSGTSVTSKTVSGDGKTPVRNIYFKSATGLKQVPVQMLGNRIPGGAVVSSSATTSSGASAVRRVVNIGPVPKVTATSTAPTSTAATSTQNKN; encoded by the exons ATGGCTTCTTTCTTCGAGTGCTTCAACAATTTCCTGCAGACCGGCGGCAATGTGGTGCAGAATGTGTCGCAGGAGGAACAGAAAATCGCGGCCCAGCCGCTGGACGGCGACGTAGAGCTAGTCCCGCCAACCACTCCCACGCCCAGCGAGAGT TCCAGCACCATTTCGGCGCCAAGTGAATCCTCGTTTGGCGAGAAAATGGAGCACAGCTATATGCGCGATACGCCAGTTCGCAGCGAAGTCCACAATGGCCTCGCGCCGGCCAGGAACATTCTGGTGCGCCATCCTCCGCAGTGTCCCAGTTGTCACACCTATCCGCCACAGCAAGAGGAGCTGGCTGATTTGCAGCAGGTACATGTGCCGCCCTACGATGAGATAGCCGCCAAAGAGGCAATGAACGAATGCGCTCGCATTGCAAAATACGTGAGGAACAACAATTCGGATGAACAGGACTGGGTGGAGCGTGTTAATCA ATTTAACTGGACGCCCACACAGCAGATGCTATTCGAAAAGGTCTGTACCATCCTGGACCAGGATCAGTTGGCTCGCCTGGCCAACGACAAGCGCCAGCACGAGGCCATCCACCGACGCGTCAGTGCGGACAAGTCCGCCTCTAGGCTGCGCAAAGTTTTGGCCAGCGTGGCCTGGGAGACACGCATCACACAGTGGATTCACGCTCTGCTTATGGAGCACCTACCGCCCTCGTATATGGCTTCTTACCTAGAAATTCTGCAGACGCTAAAGACCAAGCTGCCTTCTTTGGTGGACAAGATGCTGTTCAGCAGGCCACTGAACAATAGCCAGGAGTTGCTGGCGCCGGTGATGAAAAAGCGCTGGGAGCCGAACATCCTCCCCAAGGGCCGTCAACTCACGCACAACGCCATTATGGTGGTGCTGCCCACTATGCCCACCAGTGGGCCAGTTTCAGATCGCATGCAGAAGTGGTACCAGGAATTGGCCACTATCACTCAGGTGGTTCAGATCTCGCTGCCCAATACAA ACAACAGAATTGCCAATCAGAATCTGGATCAGGTGGCCGAGACCATTGTGTCCCTCACACGCGTCAAGATTCACGAATTGCGCACGGAAAATCCTAGTCGAGGCATCATTCTCGTCGGCTTCAATGCTGGATCTGCCTTGGCTCTGCAGGTTGCCCTTTCGGAGAGTGTTGCCTGTGTGGTTTGCATGGGATTTGCCTACAACACGATGCGTGGTCCACGAGGAACACCCGACGATCGCATGCTGGACATTAAGGCGCCCATACTGTTTGTCATTGGGCAGAATTCAGCCCGCACCAGTCAGGAGGAAATGGAAGGCTTGCGTGAGCGAATGCAGTCAGAGTCTTcgctggtggtggtgggcaGTGCTGATGATGCTCTGCGTGTTCCAAAAAGCAAGCGACGCATAGAAGGCGTTACCCAGTCTATGGTGGATTACATGGTGGTT GAGGAAGTCTTCGACTTCGTGAGCAGAACGCTGAGCAATCCCCCTGGACCACGAATGCCCACCTCTTTAATGAACCAGCAGGGTTATCAACGCCAACAGAAGCAGCCAACTCACATCCTGGCCGATGGAAACGCAAACAAGGCCATTCAGCAGATGCGCAAGCGGAAAGTGGACGGCGGTTTAGACGATCCAATGGGTCAGCCGGCCAAGTCGAAGTTTGTGCCCCACA ATGATGCCCTGGACTACGAAGATGCGCAGTCGACAGCAGGAGGATCTGGACTGGGAGGATCAGCAGGCGTGCCAAAGGTGATCACTCCAGGAGTTTTGGGGAAACAACTGCCTGCCGTCAATCTCGCAGCCGGCACCAAGATCAAGATGATACCCCCGAACCAGTTTGTCCAAATCTCCAAGCCCCTTTCGGCACAGGGAAAACTCATCAACTACACGCTGAACAAGCCAGGTGGGGTAACCGCCAGCACCGCCACCATTGGCAGCATTGTAAAGACGCTACCAAGTTCATCGGTTAGTGGCCAGCAGATCTTCACCTTAAAAACGCCCTCGGGACAAACGCAGCAGTTTGCAACAGCTGGCTCATCGACGGGTGCAGTCAATTCGTCGACAGGGGCGGGACAACAGAAGTACACGGTGTTCAAGAACGCCAACGGCATGACCATGCTGCATCTTACAAAGAGTGTACCCACTACAGCAGCCAACAGCCCTTCCGGGAGTATGGATTTGTCCAACATTATCGATATGCCCATTGTTTTTGCCGACAACGAAGGCAACATTCCCGAGCATCAACAAGCGGATAAGGATATTAAACCAG CCCCCATTCGTAGCGCCAATAAGAGCCCTCTAATCATCAGTCAGAAAATCATAAAGGAGGCTAACAAGCCCCCAGGCATGGTCACCACCAGTGGAAGCATAAGTGGAGCCACCAAGTCGGGCAATATAGTGCTCAACAAAAGCCTTCAGCAGCTGTTCACCCCTGCGCCCGGGGGAACGGTTCCCAGTCAGAACAAATTGGTTTACCTCAACCGGAACACAATAAAACCAATGGGAAACGTAGTGACTGGTACTCATCGCGTGCCTATAAGGATTGTGAGCAGTCCGAAAACTGGAGGAGTGACTGCCACTACCACAGCTTCCAATAGTCCTATCATGGTGGATCCTGCTACAGGATCTCTGGTTACCAGTGTCAAGACCGTCAATGTGCAGACCATCAAGCCAACGGGTTCTGGTCTTGCGCAAGGAACTCTGCGTCAGGCGGGCAGCGTGGGCAACAAGAGCTATTCGCAGTTCCAGGTGATCAATAGTGGCACTTCGGTGACGTCCAAAACCGTTTCTGGAGACGGTAAGACGCCCGTGCGAAACATCTACTTTAAATCCGCCACCGGACTCAAGCAGGTGCCAGTGCAGATGCTGGGCAATCGCATACCGGGTGGAGCCGTTGTCTCATCATCAGCGACAACATCTTCGGGAGCTTCTGCCGTGCGTCGAGTTGTCAACATCGGGCCCGTTCCCAAGGTGACGGCCACGTCGACAGCGCCGACTTCGACAGCTGCTACTTCGacccaaaacaaaaactaG
- the LOC119550669 gene encoding uncharacterized protein LOC119550669 isoform X7 yields the protein MASFFECFNNFLQTGGNVVQNVSQEEQKIAAQPLDGDVELVPPTTPTPSESSSTISAPSESSFGEKMEHSYMRDTPVRSEVHNGLAPARNILVRHPPQCPSCHTYPPQQEELADLQQVHVPPYDEIAAKEAMNECARIAKYVRNNNSDEQDWVERVNQFNWTPTQQMLFEKVCTILDQDQLARLANDKRQHEAIHRRVSADKSASRLRKVLASVAWETRITQWIHALLMEHLPPSYMASYLEILQTLKTKLPSLVDKMLFSRPLNNSQELLAPVMKKRWEPNILPKGRQLTHNAIMVVLPTMPTSGPVSDRMQKWYQELATITQVVQISLPNTNNRIANQNLDQVAETIVSLTRVKIHELRTENPSRGIILVGFNAGSALALQVALSESVACVVCMGFAYNTMRGPRGTPDDRMLDIKAPILFVIGQNSARTSQEEMEGLRERMQSESSLVVVGSADDALRVPKSKRRIEGVTQSMVDYMVVEEVFDFVSRTLSNPPGPRMPTSLMNQQGYQRQQKQPTHILADGNANKAIQQMRKRKVDGGLDDPMGQPAKSKFVPHIGRPRTRPLPNVGGSAGSVCQKGAPHPDKSKLRSEELNQSIKFMLDDALDYEDAQSTAGGSGLGGSAGVPKVITPGVLGKQLPAVNLAAGTKIKMIPPNQFVQISKPLSAQGKLINYTLNKPGGVTASTATIGSIVKTLPSSSVSGQQIFTLKTPSGQTQQFATAGSSTGAVNSSTGAGQQKYTVFKNANGMTMLHLTKSVPTTAANSPSGSMDLSNIIDMPIVFADNEGNIPEHQQADKDIKPAPIRSANKSPLIISQKIIKEANKPPGMVTTSGSISGATKSGNIVLNKSLQQLFTPAPGGTVPSQNKLVYLNRNTIKPMGNVVTGTHRVPIRIVSSPKTGGVTATTTASNSPIMVDPATGSLVTSVKTVNVQTIKPTGSGLAQGTLRQAGSVGNKSYSQFQVINSGTSVTSKTVSGDGKTPVRNIYFKSATGLKQVPVQMLGNRIPGGAVVSSSATTSSGASAVRRVVNIGPVPKVTATSTAPTSTAATSTQNKN from the exons ATGGCTTCTTTCTTCGAGTGCTTCAACAATTTCCTGCAGACCGGCGGCAATGTGGTGCAGAATGTGTCGCAGGAGGAACAGAAAATCGCGGCCCAGCCGCTGGACGGCGACGTAGAGCTAGTCCCGCCAACCACTCCCACGCCCAGCGAGAGT TCCAGCACCATTTCGGCGCCAAGTGAATCCTCGTTTGGCGAGAAAATGGAGCACAGCTATATGCGCGATACGCCAGTTCGCAGCGAAGTCCACAATGGCCTCGCGCCGGCCAGGAACATTCTGGTGCGCCATCCTCCGCAGTGTCCCAGTTGTCACACCTATCCGCCACAGCAAGAGGAGCTGGCTGATTTGCAGCAGGTACATGTGCCGCCCTACGATGAGATAGCCGCCAAAGAGGCAATGAACGAATGCGCTCGCATTGCAAAATACGTGAGGAACAACAATTCGGATGAACAGGACTGGGTGGAGCGTGTTAATCA ATTTAACTGGACGCCCACACAGCAGATGCTATTCGAAAAGGTCTGTACCATCCTGGACCAGGATCAGTTGGCTCGCCTGGCCAACGACAAGCGCCAGCACGAGGCCATCCACCGACGCGTCAGTGCGGACAAGTCCGCCTCTAGGCTGCGCAAAGTTTTGGCCAGCGTGGCCTGGGAGACACGCATCACACAGTGGATTCACGCTCTGCTTATGGAGCACCTACCGCCCTCGTATATGGCTTCTTACCTAGAAATTCTGCAGACGCTAAAGACCAAGCTGCCTTCTTTGGTGGACAAGATGCTGTTCAGCAGGCCACTGAACAATAGCCAGGAGTTGCTGGCGCCGGTGATGAAAAAGCGCTGGGAGCCGAACATCCTCCCCAAGGGCCGTCAACTCACGCACAACGCCATTATGGTGGTGCTGCCCACTATGCCCACCAGTGGGCCAGTTTCAGATCGCATGCAGAAGTGGTACCAGGAATTGGCCACTATCACTCAGGTGGTTCAGATCTCGCTGCCCAATACAA ACAACAGAATTGCCAATCAGAATCTGGATCAGGTGGCCGAGACCATTGTGTCCCTCACACGCGTCAAGATTCACGAATTGCGCACGGAAAATCCTAGTCGAGGCATCATTCTCGTCGGCTTCAATGCTGGATCTGCCTTGGCTCTGCAGGTTGCCCTTTCGGAGAGTGTTGCCTGTGTGGTTTGCATGGGATTTGCCTACAACACGATGCGTGGTCCACGAGGAACACCCGACGATCGCATGCTGGACATTAAGGCGCCCATACTGTTTGTCATTGGGCAGAATTCAGCCCGCACCAGTCAGGAGGAAATGGAAGGCTTGCGTGAGCGAATGCAGTCAGAGTCTTcgctggtggtggtgggcaGTGCTGATGATGCTCTGCGTGTTCCAAAAAGCAAGCGACGCATAGAAGGCGTTACCCAGTCTATGGTGGATTACATGGTGGTT GAGGAAGTCTTCGACTTCGTGAGCAGAACGCTGAGCAATCCCCCTGGACCACGAATGCCCACCTCTTTAATGAACCAGCAGGGTTATCAACGCCAACAGAAGCAGCCAACTCACATCCTGGCCGATGGAAACGCAAACAAGGCCATTCAGCAGATGCGCAAGCGGAAAGTGGACGGCGGTTTAGACGATCCAATGGGTCAGCCGGCCAAGTCGAAGTTTGTGCCCCACA TTGGAAGACCCCGAACTCGTCCTCTCCCTAATGTCGGTGGCTCGGCCGGTTCTGTTTGTCAAAAAGGTGCACCTCATCCAGACAAATCAAAGTTGAGAAGTGAAGAACTAAACCAATCCATTAAATTCATGCTAGATGATGCCCTGGACTACGAAGATGCGCAGTCGACAGCAGGAGGATCTGGACTGGGAGGATCAGCAGGCGTGCCAAAGGTGATCACTCCAGGAGTTTTGGGGAAACAACTGCCTGCCGTCAATCTCGCAGCCGGCACCAAGATCAAGATGATACCCCCGAACCAGTTTGTCCAAATCTCCAAGCCCCTTTCGGCACAGGGAAAACTCATCAACTACACGCTGAACAAGCCAGGTGGGGTAACCGCCAGCACCGCCACCATTGGCAGCATTGTAAAGACGCTACCAAGTTCATCGGTTAGTGGCCAGCAGATCTTCACCTTAAAAACGCCCTCGGGACAAACGCAGCAGTTTGCAACAGCTGGCTCATCGACGGGTGCAGTCAATTCGTCGACAGGGGCGGGACAACAGAAGTACACGGTGTTCAAGAACGCCAACGGCATGACCATGCTGCATCTTACAAAGAGTGTACCCACTACAGCAGCCAACAGCCCTTCCGGGAGTATGGATTTGTCCAACATTATCGATATGCCCATTGTTTTTGCCGACAACGAAGGCAACATTCCCGAGCATCAACAAGCGGATAAGGATATTAAACCAG CCCCCATTCGTAGCGCCAATAAGAGCCCTCTAATCATCAGTCAGAAAATCATAAAGGAGGCTAACAAGCCCCCAGGCATGGTCACCACCAGTGGAAGCATAAGTGGAGCCACCAAGTCGGGCAATATAGTGCTCAACAAAAGCCTTCAGCAGCTGTTCACCCCTGCGCCCGGGGGAACGGTTCCCAGTCAGAACAAATTGGTTTACCTCAACCGGAACACAATAAAACCAATGGGAAACGTAGTGACTGGTACTCATCGCGTGCCTATAAGGATTGTGAGCAGTCCGAAAACTGGAGGAGTGACTGCCACTACCACAGCTTCCAATAGTCCTATCATGGTGGATCCTGCTACAGGATCTCTGGTTACCAGTGTCAAGACCGTCAATGTGCAGACCATCAAGCCAACGGGTTCTGGTCTTGCGCAAGGAACTCTGCGTCAGGCGGGCAGCGTGGGCAACAAGAGCTATTCGCAGTTCCAGGTGATCAATAGTGGCACTTCGGTGACGTCCAAAACCGTTTCTGGAGACGGTAAGACGCCCGTGCGAAACATCTACTTTAAATCCGCCACCGGACTCAAGCAGGTGCCAGTGCAGATGCTGGGCAATCGCATACCGGGTGGAGCCGTTGTCTCATCATCAGCGACAACATCTTCGGGAGCTTCTGCCGTGCGTCGAGTTGTCAACATCGGGCCCGTTCCCAAGGTGACGGCCACGTCGACAGCGCCGACTTCGACAGCTGCTACTTCGacccaaaacaaaaactaG
- the LOC119550669 gene encoding uncharacterized protein LOC119550669 isoform X6, with translation MASFFECFNNFLQTGGNVVQNVSQEEQKIAAQPLDGDVELVPPTTPTPSESSSTISAPSESSFGEKMEHSYMRDTPVRSEVHNGLAPARNILVRHPPQCPSCHTYPPQQEELADLQQVHVPPYDEIAAKEAMNECARIAKYVRNNNSDEQDWVERVNQFNWTPTQQMLFEKVCTILDQDQLARLANDKRQHEAIHRRVSADKSASRLRKVLASVAWETRITQWIHALLMEHLPPSYMASYLEILQTLKTKLPSLVDKMLFSRPLNNSQELLAPVMKKRWEPNILPKGRQLTHNAIMVVLPTMPTSGPVSDRMQKWYQELATITQVVQISLPNTNNRIANQNLDQVAETIVSLTRVKIHELRTENPSRGIILVGFNAGSALALQVALSESVACVVCMGFAYNTMRGPRGTPDDRMLDIKAPILFVIGQNSARTSQEEMEGLRERMQSESSLVVVGSADDALRVPKSKRRIEGVTQSMVDYMVVEEVFDFVSRTLSNPPGPRMPTSLMNQQGYQRQQKQPTHILADGNANKAIQQMRKRKVDGGLDDPMGQPAKSKFVPHNRALKPKPPRLIDPFAAKRKVGRPRTRPLPNVGGSAGSVCQKGAPHPDKSKLRSEELNQSIKFMLDDALDYEDAQSTAGGSGLGGSAGVPKVITPGVLGKQLPAVNLAAGTKIKMIPPNQFVQISKPLSAQGKLINYTLNKPGGVTASTATIGSIVKTLPSSSVSGQQIFTLKTPSGQTQQFATAGSSTGAVNSSTGAGQQKYTVFKNANGMTMLHLTKSVPTTAANSPSGSMDLSNIIDMPIVFADNEGNIPEHQQADKDIKPAPIRSANKSPLIISQKIIKEANKPPGMVTTSGSISGATKSGNIVLNKSLQQLFTPAPGGTVPSQNKLVYLNRNTIKPMGNVVTGTHRVPIRIVSSPKTGGVTATTTASNSPIMVDPATGSLVTSVKTVNVQTIKPTGSGLAQGTLRQAGSVGNKSYSQFQVINSGTSVTSKTVSGDGKTPVRNIYFKSATGLKQVPVQMLGNRIPGGAVVSSSATTSSGASAVRRVVNIGPVPKVTATSTAPTSTAATSTQNKN, from the exons ATGGCTTCTTTCTTCGAGTGCTTCAACAATTTCCTGCAGACCGGCGGCAATGTGGTGCAGAATGTGTCGCAGGAGGAACAGAAAATCGCGGCCCAGCCGCTGGACGGCGACGTAGAGCTAGTCCCGCCAACCACTCCCACGCCCAGCGAGAGT TCCAGCACCATTTCGGCGCCAAGTGAATCCTCGTTTGGCGAGAAAATGGAGCACAGCTATATGCGCGATACGCCAGTTCGCAGCGAAGTCCACAATGGCCTCGCGCCGGCCAGGAACATTCTGGTGCGCCATCCTCCGCAGTGTCCCAGTTGTCACACCTATCCGCCACAGCAAGAGGAGCTGGCTGATTTGCAGCAGGTACATGTGCCGCCCTACGATGAGATAGCCGCCAAAGAGGCAATGAACGAATGCGCTCGCATTGCAAAATACGTGAGGAACAACAATTCGGATGAACAGGACTGGGTGGAGCGTGTTAATCA ATTTAACTGGACGCCCACACAGCAGATGCTATTCGAAAAGGTCTGTACCATCCTGGACCAGGATCAGTTGGCTCGCCTGGCCAACGACAAGCGCCAGCACGAGGCCATCCACCGACGCGTCAGTGCGGACAAGTCCGCCTCTAGGCTGCGCAAAGTTTTGGCCAGCGTGGCCTGGGAGACACGCATCACACAGTGGATTCACGCTCTGCTTATGGAGCACCTACCGCCCTCGTATATGGCTTCTTACCTAGAAATTCTGCAGACGCTAAAGACCAAGCTGCCTTCTTTGGTGGACAAGATGCTGTTCAGCAGGCCACTGAACAATAGCCAGGAGTTGCTGGCGCCGGTGATGAAAAAGCGCTGGGAGCCGAACATCCTCCCCAAGGGCCGTCAACTCACGCACAACGCCATTATGGTGGTGCTGCCCACTATGCCCACCAGTGGGCCAGTTTCAGATCGCATGCAGAAGTGGTACCAGGAATTGGCCACTATCACTCAGGTGGTTCAGATCTCGCTGCCCAATACAA ACAACAGAATTGCCAATCAGAATCTGGATCAGGTGGCCGAGACCATTGTGTCCCTCACACGCGTCAAGATTCACGAATTGCGCACGGAAAATCCTAGTCGAGGCATCATTCTCGTCGGCTTCAATGCTGGATCTGCCTTGGCTCTGCAGGTTGCCCTTTCGGAGAGTGTTGCCTGTGTGGTTTGCATGGGATTTGCCTACAACACGATGCGTGGTCCACGAGGAACACCCGACGATCGCATGCTGGACATTAAGGCGCCCATACTGTTTGTCATTGGGCAGAATTCAGCCCGCACCAGTCAGGAGGAAATGGAAGGCTTGCGTGAGCGAATGCAGTCAGAGTCTTcgctggtggtggtgggcaGTGCTGATGATGCTCTGCGTGTTCCAAAAAGCAAGCGACGCATAGAAGGCGTTACCCAGTCTATGGTGGATTACATGGTGGTT GAGGAAGTCTTCGACTTCGTGAGCAGAACGCTGAGCAATCCCCCTGGACCACGAATGCCCACCTCTTTAATGAACCAGCAGGGTTATCAACGCCAACAGAAGCAGCCAACTCACATCCTGGCCGATGGAAACGCAAACAAGGCCATTCAGCAGATGCGCAAGCGGAAAGTGGACGGCGGTTTAGACGATCCAATGGGTCAGCCGGCCAAGTCGAAGTTTGTGCCCCACA ATCGCGCCCTAAAGCCGAAGCCACCGCGCCTCATTGATCCGTTTGCTGCTAAGCGAAAGG TTGGAAGACCCCGAACTCGTCCTCTCCCTAATGTCGGTGGCTCGGCCGGTTCTGTTTGTCAAAAAGGTGCACCTCATCCAGACAAATCAAAGTTGAGAAGTGAAGAACTAAACCAATCCATTAAATTCATGCTAGATGATGCCCTGGACTACGAAGATGCGCAGTCGACAGCAGGAGGATCTGGACTGGGAGGATCAGCAGGCGTGCCAAAGGTGATCACTCCAGGAGTTTTGGGGAAACAACTGCCTGCCGTCAATCTCGCAGCCGGCACCAAGATCAAGATGATACCCCCGAACCAGTTTGTCCAAATCTCCAAGCCCCTTTCGGCACAGGGAAAACTCATCAACTACACGCTGAACAAGCCAGGTGGGGTAACCGCCAGCACCGCCACCATTGGCAGCATTGTAAAGACGCTACCAAGTTCATCGGTTAGTGGCCAGCAGATCTTCACCTTAAAAACGCCCTCGGGACAAACGCAGCAGTTTGCAACAGCTGGCTCATCGACGGGTGCAGTCAATTCGTCGACAGGGGCGGGACAACAGAAGTACACGGTGTTCAAGAACGCCAACGGCATGACCATGCTGCATCTTACAAAGAGTGTACCCACTACAGCAGCCAACAGCCCTTCCGGGAGTATGGATTTGTCCAACATTATCGATATGCCCATTGTTTTTGCCGACAACGAAGGCAACATTCCCGAGCATCAACAAGCGGATAAGGATATTAAACCAG CCCCCATTCGTAGCGCCAATAAGAGCCCTCTAATCATCAGTCAGAAAATCATAAAGGAGGCTAACAAGCCCCCAGGCATGGTCACCACCAGTGGAAGCATAAGTGGAGCCACCAAGTCGGGCAATATAGTGCTCAACAAAAGCCTTCAGCAGCTGTTCACCCCTGCGCCCGGGGGAACGGTTCCCAGTCAGAACAAATTGGTTTACCTCAACCGGAACACAATAAAACCAATGGGAAACGTAGTGACTGGTACTCATCGCGTGCCTATAAGGATTGTGAGCAGTCCGAAAACTGGAGGAGTGACTGCCACTACCACAGCTTCCAATAGTCCTATCATGGTGGATCCTGCTACAGGATCTCTGGTTACCAGTGTCAAGACCGTCAATGTGCAGACCATCAAGCCAACGGGTTCTGGTCTTGCGCAAGGAACTCTGCGTCAGGCGGGCAGCGTGGGCAACAAGAGCTATTCGCAGTTCCAGGTGATCAATAGTGGCACTTCGGTGACGTCCAAAACCGTTTCTGGAGACGGTAAGACGCCCGTGCGAAACATCTACTTTAAATCCGCCACCGGACTCAAGCAGGTGCCAGTGCAGATGCTGGGCAATCGCATACCGGGTGGAGCCGTTGTCTCATCATCAGCGACAACATCTTCGGGAGCTTCTGCCGTGCGTCGAGTTGTCAACATCGGGCCCGTTCCCAAGGTGACGGCCACGTCGACAGCGCCGACTTCGACAGCTGCTACTTCGacccaaaacaaaaactaG